The following is a genomic window from Merismopedia glauca CCAP 1448/3.
CCGCTAGTCTCAGCGTCATCTTGATGTTGATTGCTACCTATGGTTTATCTGTAATTGTGCAAGCTAACCAAAAGGGAGAAGCAAAAAGTTTAAGTCGCAATAATTTAAATCGTGCTATAGAATTTATTAGTGATGAAGTTAAAACAGCCAATAGTGTTACTAGTACTGCACCTAGTTGGTCTTTAGGTTGGAATTTAGGTGGAGGTTTACCACAACCTAAGTTATATTTAGAAATTCCTCTGAATCTAGAATCTATAAACGAGAGTAATGACAAGATACAAATTACAAATCATCAATTCAGTAAAAAAGATGCAGTTACTTTCACCGGAGATGCTGCTACATTAGCAAAACTCAGCCCATCTTTGTTACCAAACACAGTTTATTACCTAATTAAAAACGACAAAGATAATTTTCAATTAGCAACTTCTCCAGCAAATGTTGATAGTGGAACACAAATTGATTTAGTTAGTGACTCGACGAGCCAAATTGGGATTAATAGATTAGTAATTTATTACCTTCGGGATAGCACAGGCACTTGGTTAAAGAAAAAAACTATTAATCGTTCTACTGGTTCATGCGTTACTTCAAGTTGTGATGTATTAGTAGATTCAATCGCTACAAAAGACAAAAATATATCTACTCAAGATGGGTTT
Proteins encoded in this region:
- a CDS encoding prepilin-type N-terminal cleavage/methylation domain-containing protein, giving the protein MKKPFHPIHQDGFTLIELLIAASLSVILMLIATYGLSVIVQANQKGEAKSLSRNNLNRAIEFISDEVKTANSVTSTAPSWSLGWNLGGGLPQPKLYLEIPLNLESINESNDKIQITNHQFSKKDAVTFTGDAATLAKLSPSLLPNTVYYLIKNDKDNFQLATSPANVDSGTQIDLVSDSTSQIGINRLVIYYLRDSTGTWLKKKTINRSTGSCVTSSCDVLVDSIATKDKNISTQDGFNVQITSSRQVAINITSQLTDDNSPRPDDLEKVSAEVFARPTAAP